In one Ferroacidibacillus organovorans genomic region, the following are encoded:
- a CDS encoding cytochrome c oxidase subunit II, which yields MERVQNGRNLAMFAGLWLIFSAILEYFAHLWVIHTPYYYVASLQGEVSLDAFDTLVYVSVILFVFIIMFMAFSAVRFRQRAGETGDSPVQNQSNLLFQRSWMVLTIGIVMTFFLHPDLSGMEQLWAYGLPPWNHGALVVNVQARQWQFRFGYPQYGLPMNTKTDGRDVLVVPAGREIKFVMYSLDVTHSFYVPAWGVKADIIPGITRDLYITPTQITSTAVNPMVRLQCAQLCGAGHAYMEANVEVVSPQAFAKWVAQEKAQVSSQNS from the coding sequence ATGGAGCGCGTCCAAAATGGCAGAAATCTTGCAATGTTTGCCGGTCTATGGCTGATATTTTCTGCAATCCTGGAATACTTTGCCCATTTATGGGTGATTCACACACCGTACTACTATGTGGCTTCCTTGCAGGGAGAGGTGTCACTCGACGCGTTTGACACTCTTGTTTACGTTTCGGTCATCCTGTTCGTTTTTATCATCATGTTTATGGCATTTTCTGCAGTGCGATTCAGACAGCGCGCAGGAGAGACAGGGGACAGCCCTGTGCAAAACCAGAGCAATCTGCTCTTTCAGCGCAGTTGGATGGTGCTCACCATCGGTATCGTCATGACCTTTTTTCTCCATCCAGATCTTTCAGGTATGGAACAACTCTGGGCGTACGGCCTTCCCCCATGGAACCATGGGGCGCTCGTGGTCAATGTACAGGCTCGGCAATGGCAGTTTCGCTTTGGGTATCCCCAGTATGGCTTGCCGATGAACACAAAGACCGACGGTCGTGACGTGCTTGTGGTTCCCGCCGGGCGGGAGATCAAGTTTGTGATGTACAGCCTCGACGTAACGCACTCCTTTTACGTTCCAGCGTGGGGAGTCAAGGCAGACATTATCCCGGGTATCACGCGTGATCTCTATATCACGCCGACGCAGATTACTTCGACCGCCGTCAATCCGATGGTGCGCCTGCAGTGCGCACAACTATGCGGGGCGGGACACGCGTATATGGAAGCCAATGTTGAGGTCGTTTCACCGCAAGCATTTGCAAAATGGGTCGCGCAGGAAAAGGCGCAAGTTTCCAGCCAAAATTCATAA
- a CDS encoding glutamate-5-semialdehyde dehydrogenase, with translation MSDVRELAHTAKQAARILRRCTPEQKNDALKAIAYALEQERDTLFEANQRDVLQAQKNSAPPHRIDRLTLHEARLQEIIKGVHHVAALQDPVGECMEQIDHANGMRIEKVRVPFGVIAIIYEARPNVTVDAAVLALKSGNAVVLRGGTEAQKTNKALIQTMRRALQNTSVPSEAIQFVDDPDRKSIDALLGLRGLVDLAIPRGGAALIKRVVETARVPVIETGVGNCHIYIDRFANPEMAIAIVHNAKCSRPSVCNAAETLLLHRACMDTILPQILSDLTAAQVELRLCNVSYDRFIEKFKAIKRATESDYREEFLDDILAVRVVNSMAEAIAHIETYGTNHSEAIVTEDSERADFFLANVDAAAVYHNASTRFTDGFEFGFGAEIGISTQKMHARGPMGLRELTSYQYQIHGQGQTRL, from the coding sequence GTGAGTGACGTACGGGAACTGGCACACACTGCAAAACAGGCGGCTCGAATCTTGCGACGCTGCACGCCTGAGCAAAAAAACGATGCGCTAAAGGCGATCGCATACGCCTTGGAGCAGGAGCGCGACACACTTTTTGAAGCGAATCAACGCGATGTTTTGCAGGCACAAAAAAACAGCGCGCCACCTCACCGTATTGATCGATTGACCCTCCATGAAGCGCGTCTGCAAGAGATTATCAAAGGCGTACACCACGTCGCCGCGCTCCAAGATCCGGTGGGTGAATGCATGGAACAGATTGATCATGCAAACGGAATGAGAATTGAAAAAGTGCGCGTTCCTTTTGGCGTGATCGCCATCATTTACGAAGCGCGGCCAAATGTCACTGTGGATGCGGCAGTCCTCGCACTCAAATCAGGAAATGCTGTCGTACTGCGCGGTGGAACTGAAGCACAAAAGACAAACAAGGCGCTGATTCAGACGATGAGGCGCGCACTTCAAAACACATCCGTTCCAAGTGAAGCCATCCAATTTGTCGATGATCCAGATCGAAAAAGCATTGACGCTCTGCTGGGACTTCGCGGGTTAGTCGATCTGGCGATTCCAAGAGGCGGAGCCGCCTTGATCAAGCGCGTTGTTGAGACTGCACGCGTGCCCGTTATCGAAACGGGCGTTGGGAATTGCCACATCTATATTGACCGATTTGCAAATCCAGAAATGGCGATCGCAATCGTTCATAACGCAAAATGCTCTCGCCCATCTGTCTGCAACGCCGCAGAGACGCTGCTTCTTCATCGTGCCTGCATGGATACGATCCTCCCGCAAATTTTGAGCGACTTGACAGCCGCGCAGGTTGAGCTTCGACTGTGCAATGTTTCATACGATCGATTTATTGAGAAGTTTAAAGCGATCAAACGGGCGACAGAGAGTGACTATCGCGAAGAATTTCTTGACGACATCCTGGCCGTGCGGGTTGTCAACTCGATGGCAGAGGCAATCGCTCATATCGAAACCTACGGAACAAACCATTCTGAAGCCATCGTGACGGAAGACTCTGAACGCGCTGATTTCTTTTTAGCGAATGTGGATGCAGCAGCCGTGTATCACAACGCTTCCACGCGATTTACGGATGGATTTGAGTTTGGATTCGGTGCAGAAATTGGAATCTCAACACAGAAGATGCATGCCCGCGGCCCAATGGGACTTCGCGAGCTTACAAGTTATCAGTACCAAATCCACGGACAAGGTCAAACGCGATTGTGA
- the proB gene encoding glutamate 5-kinase: MRWKRVVVKVGTSSLTDEQGILNPAKLQHVVDALMRFKRESNARIVLVSSGAVGAGLGILGWSRSTMTMPEKQAAAAVGQGKLLSLYQTQFDRYGQHIAQILLTRSDLDDRRRYLHVRNTFETLLTHHVIPIVNENDSVSVDEIRLGDNDSLAAQVSLLTEADAMVLLTDCDGLYTSDPRIDSRAERIARVDRIDKYILMRAGQAGSTSGTGGMKTKLAAAQIVTSAGIEAVIADIRHADHLLELLTSDQFGTRFSSQSPSLDAKRAWLKHSSRSMGRVDIDQGARDALIHKKASLLMPGILCVEGNFETGAVIDVRAGGKPIGRGRTNYAARDIALLLERKSSAQVEVIHRNHLVLFTDEWSEPQ, translated from the coding sequence ATGAGATGGAAGCGTGTCGTCGTAAAGGTTGGAACGAGCAGTCTGACTGATGAACAGGGTATTTTGAACCCCGCTAAACTCCAGCATGTCGTCGATGCGTTGATGAGGTTCAAACGTGAATCCAATGCGCGCATCGTACTCGTGTCTTCAGGCGCGGTAGGGGCGGGTCTTGGAATCCTTGGCTGGTCCCGCTCCACAATGACAATGCCGGAAAAGCAGGCGGCAGCCGCCGTGGGGCAGGGGAAGTTGCTCTCTCTTTATCAGACACAGTTCGATCGCTACGGTCAGCACATCGCGCAGATTCTGTTGACTCGCTCTGACCTTGATGACCGACGTCGCTATCTCCATGTGCGAAATACGTTTGAAACCCTGCTCACACATCATGTCATACCGATCGTGAATGAGAATGACTCTGTTTCAGTCGATGAAATAAGGCTCGGAGATAACGACTCTCTCGCGGCACAAGTGAGTCTCTTGACAGAAGCTGACGCCATGGTCTTACTGACAGATTGTGATGGGTTGTACACATCTGATCCGCGGATTGACTCGCGTGCAGAGCGCATCGCGCGCGTAGATCGAATTGACAAATACATCCTCATGCGCGCAGGGCAGGCAGGATCAACGTCCGGCACAGGCGGGATGAAAACCAAACTGGCAGCCGCACAGATTGTCACTTCAGCAGGAATTGAGGCCGTCATCGCAGATATTCGACATGCGGATCACCTGCTCGAATTGTTGACGAGCGATCAATTCGGAACCCGTTTTTCCTCCCAATCCCCGAGTCTTGACGCAAAACGCGCGTGGCTAAAGCATTCTTCTCGCTCCATGGGGCGAGTTGACATTGACCAAGGCGCTCGCGATGCGCTGATCCATAAAAAGGCGAGCCTGCTCATGCCAGGTATTCTCTGCGTCGAGGGGAACTTTGAAACAGGCGCTGTGATTGATGTGCGAGCCGGAGGGAAGCCGATTGGGCGAGGGAGAACAAATTATGCCGCGCGTGACATCGCCTTGCTTCTTGAGCGCAAATCCTCCGCACAGGTAGAAGTGATTCATCGCAATCATCTCGTTTTGTTTACCGACGAATGGAGTGAGCCACAGTGA
- a CDS encoding DnaD domain protein produces the protein MKKFLDQALSALEQRHVNFPYELLKTYNALGLSDIDMMVIIHILSYQQIDHAFPDLDRLAERMSLTADEIAVTIQRLIVEGHIQYVERMISIRPLLERMIGMHQEEEASLAIFTRFEQEFGRLLSPLEYEQITRWLNEDGYKEWLIIEALRESVLSGVFNFRYVDTILRGWARANIKSEKQLSEYRKTYRKRSEPEKERTAQRSPQTTKSTPRAVPAVQTGKYKRFYELFENREETSVARTDTTK, from the coding sequence ATGAAAAAATTTTTGGATCAAGCGCTCAGTGCCTTGGAGCAACGTCATGTCAATTTTCCCTATGAATTGCTAAAAACCTACAATGCTTTGGGCTTATCGGACATCGATATGATGGTGATTATCCATATTCTATCTTATCAGCAGATCGATCACGCATTTCCCGATCTCGATCGTCTTGCAGAGCGAATGAGTCTCACGGCGGATGAGATCGCCGTCACGATTCAACGACTGATTGTGGAGGGGCATATTCAGTATGTGGAGCGCATGATCAGCATTCGGCCACTCCTTGAGCGAATGATTGGGATGCATCAGGAAGAAGAAGCATCTCTCGCAATTTTTACTCGATTCGAGCAAGAATTTGGCCGTTTGCTGTCTCCGCTGGAATATGAACAGATCACGCGCTGGCTCAATGAAGATGGGTATAAAGAGTGGCTGATCATAGAGGCGCTTCGCGAATCCGTCCTGTCTGGCGTGTTTAACTTTCGCTATGTTGACACGATTTTGCGAGGCTGGGCGCGAGCAAACATCAAAAGCGAAAAACAGTTGAGCGAATATCGAAAAACATACCGAAAGCGCTCAGAGCCAGAAAAAGAGCGTACCGCGCAGAGATCACCGCAAACGACAAAATCGACACCGCGCGCAGTTCCGGCCGTTCAGACTGGCAAATACAAGCGATTCTATGAGTTGTTTGAGAATCGCGAAGAGACGTCCGTCGCGCGTACCGATACAACAAAATAA
- the asnS gene encoding asparagine--tRNA ligase, whose protein sequence is MSEYVEETILLAVIRIADLRDHLGDTITIKGWLHQKRSSGKIIFLKLRDGSGFVQGVLAKGDGSDDVFTLAQSLTQESSIIVHGVVQPDQRAKDGIELQIKDLELVALTHDYPITPKEHGVDFLMDHRHLWLRAPRQRAILKIRAEIIRAIRQFLDRQGFTQVDPPILTPSSCEGTTTLFHTSYFDEDAYLTQSGQLYMEAAAMALGRVYSFGPTFRAEKSKTRRHLIEFWMIEPEMAYVEHDESVAIQEALICAIVDHVLTHCEQELLVIGRDISKLERVKAPFPRISYDEAVTFLQSTGQEFTWGDDFGAPDETKIAEAYDRPVFIERYPTSLKAFYMKPDPNRPEVVLCADLLAPEGYGEIIGGSQRIDDPELLLKRFEEHDLPKDAYAWYLDLRTYGSVPHSGFGLGLERTVAWICGLEHVRETIPFPRLLYRLYP, encoded by the coding sequence GTGAGTGAGTATGTAGAGGAGACGATTCTGTTGGCAGTGATTCGCATCGCAGATTTGCGTGATCATTTAGGAGATACAATAACGATCAAAGGGTGGCTGCATCAAAAAAGATCTTCTGGAAAAATCATCTTTTTAAAACTTCGCGACGGAAGTGGTTTTGTCCAGGGTGTACTCGCAAAAGGGGATGGATCTGACGACGTCTTCACGTTGGCTCAATCCTTGACCCAAGAGAGTTCCATCATCGTTCACGGCGTTGTGCAGCCTGACCAGCGTGCAAAAGATGGTATTGAGCTTCAGATCAAAGATCTTGAACTAGTCGCGCTGACACATGATTATCCCATCACCCCCAAAGAACACGGCGTTGATTTCCTAATGGATCATCGCCACCTCTGGCTGCGCGCGCCAAGACAGCGCGCGATCTTAAAGATCCGCGCAGAGATCATTCGCGCGATTCGCCAGTTTCTAGACCGTCAAGGATTCACTCAAGTGGATCCACCGATTCTCACACCTTCTTCGTGCGAGGGGACAACCACGCTTTTTCACACGTCCTACTTTGATGAAGACGCGTATTTAACACAGAGCGGACAACTCTACATGGAAGCGGCTGCCATGGCGCTCGGCCGTGTCTACTCCTTCGGTCCTACCTTTCGCGCCGAAAAATCCAAAACACGTCGACATCTTATCGAATTTTGGATGATCGAGCCGGAAATGGCCTATGTAGAACATGATGAGAGTGTCGCCATTCAAGAAGCGTTGATCTGCGCGATTGTCGATCATGTTTTGACTCATTGTGAGCAAGAACTGCTCGTCATTGGACGCGACATCTCAAAACTGGAGCGAGTCAAAGCGCCTTTTCCGCGTATTTCATACGACGAAGCGGTCACATTTTTACAATCGACAGGCCAAGAATTCACGTGGGGAGACGACTTTGGCGCACCGGATGAGACAAAAATTGCCGAGGCGTATGATCGACCTGTCTTTATCGAACGCTATCCTACCTCACTGAAGGCATTCTACATGAAGCCAGACCCGAATCGCCCGGAGGTTGTCCTTTGTGCAGATCTGTTGGCTCCTGAGGGGTATGGTGAAATTATTGGTGGTTCACAGCGTATTGATGATCCTGAACTGCTCTTAAAACGGTTTGAAGAACATGACCTGCCAAAAGATGCCTACGCCTGGTACCTAGACTTAAGAACGTACGGCTCCGTGCCACATTCAGGGTTTGGACTTGGACTCGAACGCACTGTTGCCTGGATCTGCGGTCTTGAACACGTCCGCGAAACCATCCCGTTTCCACGTCTGCTGTATCGCCTCTATCCCTAA
- a CDS encoding AAA family ATPase — MKEWLIGAGIALVIFLELLGIQILPLLFIVGLGFAFYTLMGRRQVAPTGSKETAIRHQVNFEHIGGQEHAKRELMEALDFLRYRDKIRKLGIRPLKGILLTGPPGTGKTMMAKAAATYTDSAFVSASGSEFVEMYVGVGAQRVRELFRKARMSAKKEGKESAIVFIDEIDVVGGRRGMHSHQEYDQTLNQLLTEMDGMQTTQTPMVLVIAATNRSDILDSALLRPGRFDRQIRVDLPDREGRLHILRIQASDKPLDADVDLEHIARETYGFSGAQLESLCNEAAIIALRENAPTIRQSYFRDAVDKVLMGEKTGRIPTEDELLRVAVHELGHAIASETMRKGSVSHITIAPRGNALGFVRQIPEADSYLYTKEQLDQQIVVALGGAIAEELIFNNRSTGAQNDFVQASRLAKTEVMCGLSRIGIVAEEHLPENILDEEVRFILASIEKRTKEVLDPYANELESFARHVVECESMDGSEFRVWLLQRAELEAASGQ; from the coding sequence ATGAAAGAATGGTTAATTGGCGCCGGAATTGCACTCGTTATTTTTTTGGAGTTGCTCGGCATTCAAATCTTGCCGCTCCTCTTTATCGTCGGTCTCGGTTTTGCATTTTATACGTTGATGGGCAGACGTCAAGTCGCACCGACCGGATCGAAAGAGACGGCGATTCGCCATCAGGTCAATTTCGAGCATATCGGCGGGCAGGAACACGCAAAGCGCGAGTTGATGGAGGCGCTCGATTTTCTTCGCTATCGCGATAAAATCCGCAAGCTAGGCATACGCCCGCTAAAAGGCATTCTTTTGACAGGGCCGCCGGGAACGGGAAAAACGATGATGGCCAAGGCTGCCGCGACCTATACTGACTCAGCGTTTGTCTCGGCGTCCGGGAGTGAGTTCGTCGAAATGTATGTCGGCGTCGGTGCGCAACGCGTGCGCGAATTGTTTCGCAAGGCCCGCATGAGTGCAAAAAAAGAAGGCAAAGAGAGCGCGATTGTCTTTATCGATGAAATTGACGTCGTCGGCGGTCGGCGGGGGATGCACAGTCACCAGGAGTACGACCAGACGCTCAACCAGCTCCTCACCGAAATGGATGGCATGCAGACAACGCAGACACCGATGGTGCTCGTGATTGCCGCGACCAACCGTTCTGACATCTTGGACAGTGCACTTTTGCGCCCGGGACGGTTTGACCGCCAGATCCGCGTGGACCTGCCCGATCGTGAGGGGCGTCTTCACATCTTACGCATCCAGGCGAGCGACAAACCACTCGACGCGGATGTGGATCTTGAACACATCGCGCGTGAGACGTATGGTTTCTCTGGCGCACAGTTAGAGAGTCTATGCAATGAGGCGGCGATTATCGCGCTGCGTGAAAATGCGCCGACAATTCGCCAGTCTTATTTCCGCGATGCCGTCGACAAGGTGCTCATGGGTGAAAAGACCGGGCGCATACCGACTGAAGACGAGTTGTTGCGTGTAGCTGTCCACGAATTGGGGCATGCGATCGCCTCTGAAACGATGCGCAAAGGTTCTGTCTCTCACATTACAATTGCACCGCGCGGCAATGCGCTCGGCTTCGTGCGACAGATTCCAGAGGCAGATTCTTATCTCTACACGAAGGAACAACTCGATCAACAGATCGTCGTGGCGCTAGGCGGAGCGATCGCAGAAGAGCTGATCTTCAACAATCGCTCGACAGGCGCGCAAAACGACTTTGTTCAAGCGAGTCGACTGGCTAAAACGGAAGTGATGTGTGGACTGAGTCGAATCGGAATTGTGGCAGAAGAGCATTTGCCCGAAAACATTCTTGATGAAGAAGTTCGTTTTATATTGGCATCGATTGAAAAACGGACAAAAGAAGTGCTCGACCCCTACGCGAACGAACTCGAGTCGTTTGCGCGCCATGTGGTGGAATGTGAGAGCATGGATGGCAGCGAGTTTCGCGTATGGCTTTTACAGCGCGCCGAACTGGAAGCGGCAAGCGGTCAGTAA
- a CDS encoding YpmA family protein produces the protein MERADMILATKDVAISDDLYQLIDFLNRTLKDLDVIFGLSKSKVEEGKYTVTIYRAHE, from the coding sequence ATGGAACGCGCCGATATGATTCTTGCGACCAAAGACGTCGCGATCTCAGATGACTTGTACCAATTGATTGATTTCCTTAATCGCACACTGAAGGATTTGGATGTCATTTTTGGCCTCTCCAAATCAAAAGTTGAAGAAGGAAAATACACTGTTACGATTTACCGAGCGCACGAATGA
- the surE gene encoding 5'/3'-nucleotidase SurE codes for MHLLITNDDGIYAHGIRALATALAETKRHRVTVVAPDRQQSASSHSITLHKPMHAKSVTLPHGIEGYAVNGTPADCVKLALGALCEKNPPDLVLSGINHGANLGMDIVYSGTASAASEAVMHGIPAIAMSLIDEPFDFTASVQIGLGLVDLFHHQKLPHDVYLNVNIPPGSRETLKGIRVTKTGILRYKNAYEKRVDPLGRTYYWQAGQVVQIENEPDTDVYSVERGYVSVTPVHLQFTNSEMVDTLKSWPFQL; via the coding sequence ATGCATTTGTTGATTACAAACGATGACGGAATTTACGCACATGGGATTCGCGCACTTGCCACAGCGCTGGCAGAGACAAAACGGCACCGTGTGACTGTCGTCGCGCCAGATCGCCAACAGAGCGCATCGAGCCACTCCATAACGCTGCATAAGCCGATGCACGCAAAATCTGTAACGCTTCCACACGGAATCGAAGGCTACGCGGTCAACGGTACGCCCGCCGACTGTGTCAAACTGGCGCTCGGCGCACTTTGTGAAAAGAATCCACCAGACCTTGTGTTAAGCGGGATAAACCACGGCGCCAACCTGGGCATGGACATTGTGTACTCGGGCACCGCTTCTGCAGCGTCAGAAGCAGTCATGCACGGCATTCCTGCGATCGCGATGTCTTTGATTGATGAACCGTTTGATTTTACCGCGAGTGTGCAGATCGGTTTAGGGCTTGTCGATCTATTCCATCATCAGAAACTGCCGCATGATGTCTATCTCAACGTGAATATTCCTCCGGGGTCGCGCGAAACGCTAAAAGGCATACGCGTCACCAAAACAGGAATTCTCAGATACAAAAATGCGTATGAAAAAAGGGTTGATCCCTTGGGAAGAACCTATTACTGGCAGGCGGGACAGGTTGTTCAAATCGAGAATGAACCTGACACAGATGTGTACAGTGTTGAACGAGGCTATGTGAGTGTGACGCCCGTTCATCTTCAATTTACAAATTCAGAGATGGTTGATACACTCAAATCATGGCCATTTCAACTTTGA
- a CDS encoding amidohydrolase has protein sequence MTLKILIHSTQYLDGTGREAEKGYIVIHGDRIAEIGPGDCPHSRSDFDQTIDGTNRLAMPGLVNVHGHAAMSLLRGFADDMPLHAWLNDRIWPAEAKLSPEDIHLGAQLAMLEMIETGTTTFTDMYFSMDTVAEAVLSSGMRAVLGRGIVSGDGAGLALKEAEALYQAYHGAGGGRISIDLAPHAPYTCTADTLKEVMALAEKLDAPLQIHVSETRKEVLDSLREHGVSPIAYLHQLGFFAFPVTAAHVVHADEKDLDILAERGVRVAHNPGSNLKLGSGIAPLLAMRERGIIVGLGTDGAASNNKLDLFEELRLAALLHKGTHENATAIDAGTALSMATSQGVKALFLDERIHPNLGTLCVDAPADLILLDLTSPRYVPRHRLLAHAVYSSSGCDVTDVFVAGRALYRNREFMTIDQEKVRFEAERVGAKFHTDTSFSAHS, from the coding sequence ATGACATTGAAAATTTTGATCCACTCGACCCAATACCTTGATGGCACGGGTCGCGAAGCCGAAAAAGGATATATCGTCATACACGGGGATCGCATCGCTGAGATCGGTCCTGGCGATTGCCCCCACTCGCGCAGTGATTTTGATCAGACGATCGATGGAACGAATCGTCTCGCGATGCCGGGTCTTGTGAACGTGCACGGACATGCGGCGATGTCTCTTTTGCGCGGTTTCGCAGATGATATGCCACTGCATGCATGGCTCAATGACCGCATTTGGCCAGCCGAGGCAAAACTTTCCCCGGAAGACATCCACCTTGGCGCACAACTCGCCATGCTAGAGATGATTGAGACGGGGACGACAACGTTTACGGACATGTATTTTTCGATGGATACGGTCGCAGAAGCTGTCTTGTCATCAGGAATGCGCGCAGTGCTCGGACGGGGAATCGTTTCCGGCGATGGCGCAGGGCTTGCGCTAAAAGAGGCAGAAGCACTTTATCAGGCGTATCATGGAGCAGGAGGCGGGAGAATATCGATTGATCTCGCGCCGCACGCGCCTTACACATGCACTGCAGATACGCTAAAAGAAGTGATGGCGCTCGCCGAAAAACTTGATGCGCCACTGCAAATTCACGTATCTGAGACGCGCAAGGAAGTTTTAGATAGCCTGCGTGAGCACGGCGTGTCACCTATTGCCTATTTACACCAACTCGGTTTTTTTGCTTTTCCTGTCACCGCAGCGCACGTTGTGCACGCGGATGAAAAAGATCTGGATATTCTCGCAGAGCGCGGTGTGCGCGTTGCACACAACCCAGGGAGCAACTTGAAGCTGGGAAGCGGCATCGCACCGCTGCTCGCCATGAGAGAAAGAGGAATTATTGTCGGTCTTGGCACGGATGGCGCTGCGAGCAATAACAAACTTGATCTTTTTGAAGAGTTGCGTCTGGCGGCACTATTGCATAAAGGTACCCATGAAAATGCGACGGCCATTGACGCTGGCACCGCACTATCCATGGCAACCTCACAAGGCGTCAAGGCGTTGTTTTTGGATGAGCGGATTCATCCCAATCTTGGCACGCTGTGCGTCGACGCGCCAGCCGATTTGATCCTGCTTGATCTTACCAGTCCGCGCTATGTTCCGCGCCACAGGCTGCTCGCACACGCCGTGTACAGCTCGTCGGGATGTGACGTGACGGATGTGTTCGTCGCGGGACGAGCGCTTTATCGCAACCGCGAATTTATGACGATCGACCAAGAAAAGGTGCGCTTTGAGGCAGAGCGCGTAGGCGCCAAATTTCACACGGACACATCGTTTTCGGCTCATTCATGA
- the mtnP gene encoding S-methyl-5'-thioadenosine phosphorylase yields the protein MNAKKAIIGGTGVYDPKRLKDHQQHTIDTPYGNAVCTIGEYSGEPVVFLPRHGEGHHLAPHQIPYRANLYALRALGVTEIYATAAVGSVHKNLLPGSLVIVDQFLDFTKSRPLTFFEDGRPVTHVDMTDPFCGRLRKKLAKSAEEKELPVVYGGTYVCTEGPRFETPAEIRMFDRMGGDVVGMTAVPEVVLAKELGMCYASVAMVTNYCSGITGDVLTHQEVLDVMANNVHRIRDLFFHTLLAPDHSASCACQTAAQSMNA from the coding sequence TTGAACGCAAAAAAGGCAATCATCGGAGGAACAGGCGTCTATGATCCAAAGCGTCTGAAAGACCACCAACAACACACGATCGATACACCCTACGGAAATGCAGTTTGCACAATCGGTGAATACAGCGGCGAGCCTGTCGTTTTCTTGCCGCGCCACGGAGAAGGTCACCATCTTGCGCCGCACCAAATCCCGTATCGCGCGAATCTCTACGCGCTGCGTGCACTTGGGGTCACAGAAATTTATGCCACCGCGGCTGTCGGAAGCGTGCACAAAAACCTTTTGCCGGGATCCCTTGTCATCGTCGACCAATTTTTGGATTTTACGAAATCTCGGCCGCTTACGTTTTTTGAAGACGGACGCCCTGTCACTCATGTCGACATGACCGATCCGTTTTGTGGCAGACTGCGAAAAAAACTTGCCAAGTCTGCCGAAGAAAAGGAACTGCCAGTGGTTTATGGGGGAACTTATGTCTGCACAGAGGGACCTCGTTTTGAGACGCCGGCTGAGATCCGTATGTTTGACAGGATGGGCGGGGACGTCGTCGGCATGACTGCGGTCCCGGAGGTTGTGCTCGCAAAGGAACTCGGCATGTGCTATGCGTCTGTCGCAATGGTGACAAACTACTGCAGCGGAATCACGGGAGATGTACTGACACACCAAGAGGTGCTCGACGTGATGGCAAACAATGTCCACCGCATTCGCGATCTCTTTTTTCACACACTGCTCGCGCCGGACCACAGTGCTTCATGTGCTTGTCAGACGGCTGCACAATCCATGAATGCGTAA